The DNA region ACTCACCGCCTACCTCTTGGCGATGGGGAAATTTCACAATTACAGCTTTGGGAACATTTTGGAGATTGCACGGCAGAAGCCGGACGCAACCCGGGTTGCCGGAATGTATGCGTGGAACCAGCTTGGCCGCAGGGTCAAGAAAGGCGAGAAGGGCATCCGCATTCTCGCGCCCATGATTGGGATTCGCCGGAAGAAGGACTCGGAAGCCGACAAGGATATTCGGACTCAGAACCAGCCCGTTCTCGTCGGATTCCGTTCAGCCTACGTCTTCGATCTCAGCCAGACCGATGGCGCAGAACTCCCCGAACTGTCCGAGCGCGTGAAGGGTAATGTTGGAGAACACCGTGAACGTTTGATAGATTTTGTCATTGCTCAGGGTATCGACCTTGATTGGAAGGAGAGCATTTCCCCCGCGTTGGGTGTCAGCTTTGGCGGGAAGATTGTTCTCTTTCCCGGTCAGGAAACCGCCGAGGAGTTTTCGACCCTCGTTCACGAACTCGCGCACGAGATGTTGCACAAGGCGGAGCGCCGCACCGCAACCACCAAGACCGTACGCGAGACGGAAGCCGAAGCTATCGCCTTTGTTGTCGGCAAGACCATCGGCCTCGATACCGGACGGGCTTCCGCCGATTACATCCACCTGTACCACGGCAACGCTGCACTTCTGGCCGAGAGCTTGGAAGTGATTCAAAAGACCGCCGCCGTCATCCTTTCTGCGCTGGAAACAGCGGCAACGGAAGACACCACCGAAGCAGA from Edaphobacter paludis includes:
- a CDS encoding ArdC family protein — its product is MNTHATTATVTPFTKNLKQPQPKQQTAKEVIAANVQALIEQLERGHSEGLTAYLLAMGKFHNYSFGNILEIARQKPDATRVAGMYAWNQLGRRVKKGEKGIRILAPMIGIRRKKDSEADKDIRTQNQPVLVGFRSAYVFDLSQTDGAELPELSERVKGNVGEHRERLIDFVIAQGIDLDWKESISPALGVSFGGKIVLFPGQETAEEFSTLVHELAHEMLHKAERRTATTKTVRETEAEAIAFVVGKTIGLDTGRASADYIHLYHGNAALLAESLEVIQKTAAVILSALETAATEDTTEAETEHELAQAR